In Labrus bergylta chromosome 11, fLabBer1.1, whole genome shotgun sequence, one genomic interval encodes:
- the sik3 gene encoding serine/threonine-protein kinase SIK3 homolog isoform X3 codes for MAAVSSGGAAGPAAAGITHPARPTHAGMGPQNRAQPPASICPPSRTSTAPGCITNPGHTSATRPPPARVGHYEIERTIGKGNFAVVKLATHIITKAKVAIKIVDKTQLDDENLKKIFREVQIMKLLKHPHIIRLFQVMETERMIYLVTEYASGGEIFDHLVAHGRMAEKDARKKFKQIVAAVHFCHCRNIVHRDLKAENLLLDHNLNIKIADFGFSNLFSRGQLLKTWCGSPPYAAPELFEGKEYDGPKVDIWSLGVVLYVLVCGALPFDGSTLQNLRARVLSGKFRIPFFMSTDCEYLIRHMLVLEPSRRLTMEQICKNKWMRQGDPDPDFDRLIAECEQVKTERETELINEQVLIAMSEMGLDRERTLQSLQTDAYDHYSAIYSLLADRLKKHKTLRVAPPTPRSISYPINAVQQTDPQGNPVSMTVPHVQLINPENQIVEPEANMALDSDEGEEPSPEAMARYLSMRRHTVGVPDQRTEMQEDLQKLPPGFPRGAVPQVPFPQLAPTMGQMHTLMPTQSLQPTQQLEYKEQSLLQPPTLQLLNGMGPLGRRASDGGANIQLHAQLLKRPRGPSPLVASPHPIPAVAPVDEEGSDGEPDQEAVQRYLANRSKRHTTHALMSTSHGEPSAESQRPQGPRQRGCWAPDIHTRSSYKDCNTLHLPMERFSPVRRFSDGAATIQAFKAHLENSSLIKQLKQECEQLQKMYAAQQDERFLEHTQQQHILYQQEQQILHQQIQGLSLGHGESQPSHLTHQLQRLRIQPSSPPPTHPSNHLFRQPNQSPPPGSAGMMQGHGGPSPVQYQHGTQALYQGQSGSPPPTSMARVSLPTSQQAASVRPTVPLAPGVPQQQQVTIQVQEVELSGGAQRQGTFLVTPGGHRVLGKQLSADNAESHSRSLGRFTSAYDQTQFNPHLFSGDVTSRAGGVVGSYNPYLQGASLKVPGLDGYQSGVVGTGGYGAPSTLQQALLSPTPLDYRPPQQHVTPTLQGLLSPRHSLTGHADPRLPPQDLAALLKRQSPRPCSATPTPPSGAPQEYGEMLLLRQLSQGEVLEPPAPQGAPGGQHYHHLLQIRPPDVQAPQHPAQAPCPSLPHSESMEEDDVPAAYHHPHEGLLVKAVEAHELLGSPRGGTPPYNSPTHRHGGFIRNAPAPREPEHVECRPQGQAMEVPDHNGVGYTRGPQGDAYRSRGQLQRHHTIQTCDDAYDQADPMSGMSLMAGKALSSARMSDILSQTSLTGSQQLRQREESVCDVEEELHAAACYPSSCTSDMLLSYKPPDLQYSMEQAGV; via the exons GTGGCTATAAAAATAGTGGATAAGACTCAGTTGGACGATGAGAACCTTAAGAAGATCTTCAGAGAGGTCCAAATCATGAAGTTGCTGAAGCACCCCCACATCATCCGCCTCTTCCAG gtgaTGGAGACGGAGAGGATGATCTATCTGGTAACAGAGTATGCCAGCGGTGGAGAGATATTCG ACCACCTGGTGGCTCATGGACGCATGGCGGAAAAGGACGCCAGGAAGAAGTTCAAGCAAATTGTGGCAGCAGTCCATTTTTGTCACTGTCGCAACATCGTCCACAGAGACCTGAAGGCTGAGAATCTGCTGCTGGACCACAACCTCAACATCAAAATTGCag atttcggcttcagtaACCTGTTTTCTCGAGGCCAGTTGTTGAAGACATGGTGTGGCAGCCCCCCTTACGCTGCACCTGAACTTTTTGAGGGCAAGGAGTATGATGGACCTAAAGTAGATATATGG AGCTTAGGCGTGGTGTTGTATGTTTTGGTGTGTGGTGCCCTACCTTTTGACGGCAGCACTCTACAAAATTTGCGGGCACGTGTCCTCAGTGGCAAGTTCCGAATCCCTTTCTTCATGTCCACAG ACTGTGAGTACTTGatcagacacatgttagtgctAGAGCCCAGCAGAAGGTTGACCATGGAGCAGATCTGTAAGAACAAGTGGATGAGACAAGGAGACCCTGACCCGGACTTCGACAGG ttgATAGCTGAGTGTGAGCAGGTGAAAACGGAGCGGGAAACGGAGCTCATCAATGAGCAGGTGCTGATTGCCATGTCGGAGATGGGTCTGGACAGAGAGCGAACACTTCAG TCCTTACAAACAGATGCATACGATCACTACAGTGCCATCTACAGTCTGCTGGCTGACCGCCTCAAGAAACACAAGACCCTGCGTGTTGCACCGCCCACACCGCGCTCCATTAGCTATCCTATTAACGCTGTACAG CAGACGGATCCACAGGGTAATCCCGTTAGCATGACTGTTCCCCACGTCCAGCTCATCAACCCAGAGAACCAGATTGTTGAG CCGGAAGCTAATATGGCACTGGACAGTGATGAAGGGGAAGAGCCATCTCCAGAGGCCATGGCTCGCTACCTTTCGATGAGGCGGCACACTGTTGGGGTACCAGACCAAAG GACAGAGATGCAGGAGGACCTCCAGAAACTACCACCGGGTTTCCCTCGTGGTGCAGTCCCCCAGGTTCCCTTCCCTCAACTGGCCCCCACAATGGGCCAAATGCACACTCTAATGCCCACACAAAGCCTGCAGCCCACACAGCAGCTGGAGTACAAG GAGCAATCTTTGCTGCAGCCCCCTACCCTGCAGCTGCTTAACGGCATGGGGCCTCTTGGTCGGAGAGCTTCAGATGGCGGTGCCAACATTCAGCTACACGCTCAGCTCCTCAAGAGGCCTCGGGGGCCCTCACCACTCGTCGCCAGCCCG CACCCTATCCCTGCAGTAGCTCCGGTGGATGAGGAGGGATCGGACGGAGAGCCTGACCAAGAGGCAGTACAAAG GTACCTGGCGAACCGCTCCAAGCGGCACACGACGCACGCGCTCATGAGCACATCGCATGGCGAGCCCTCTGCAGAGTCACAGCGGCCTCAGGGCCCCCGCCAGAGGGGCTGCTGGGCCCCCGACATACACACCCG ATCCAGCTACAAGGACTGTAATACCCTTCACCTCCCCATGGAGCGCTTCTCACCTGTCAGACGATTCTCTGATGGCGCGGCCACCATCCAGGCTTTCAAAGCTCACCTGGAGAACAGCAGCCTCATCAAGCAACTCAAACAG GAGTGTGAGCAGCTCCAGAAGATGTATGCTGCCCAGCAGGATGAGCGATTTCTTGAGCACACCCAGCAACAGCATATCCTCTACCAGCAAGAGCAACAAATCCTCCACCAGCAAATCCAG GGTCTGTCTTTAGGCCATGGGGAGAGCCAGCCCAGTCACCTAACCCACCAGCTccagag GTTGCGTATCCAGCCCTCCAGCCCTCCGCCAACACATCCCAGCAACCACCTCTTCAGACAGCCCAACCAGAGCCCTCCGCCCGGCTCTGCAGGCATGATGCAAGGGCATG GAGGCCCGTCACCAGTGCAGTACCAGCACGGTACTCAGGCTCTGTATCAGGGCCAGAGTGGCAGCCCACCTCCCACAAGCATGGCTCGAGTCTCTCTACCAACCAGTCAACAAGCAGCGTCTGTTCGCCCCACCGTCCCGTTGGCTCCAGGTGTACCTCAACAACAGCAG GTGACCATTCAGGTTCAGGAGGTTGAGCTGAGTGGTGGGGCGCAGAGACAGGGCACCTTTTTGGTGacgccaggtggacacagaGTGCTCGGGAAGCAGCTGAGTGCAGACAACGCCGAGTCGCACAG TCGCAGCCTTGGCCGCTTCACGTCCGCCTACGATCAGACCCAGTTCAATCCCCACCTCTTTTCTGGTGATGTCACCTCCCGTGCTGGCGGAGTGGTCGGCTCCTACAACCCCTACCTGCAGGGAGCCTCCCTCAAAGTCCCTGGACTGGATGGTTATCAGAGTGGGGTGGTGGGGACTGGTGGCTATGGTGCCCCGTCTACACTACAGCAGGCCCTGCTTTCCCCGACTCCTTTGGACTACCGCCCCCCTCAACAGCACGTCACCCCCACCCTGCAGGGCCTCCTGTCCCCACGGCACTCTTTAACAGGCCACGCTGATCCCAGACTGCCCCCTCAAGACTTGGCTGCCCTCCTGAAGAGGCAGAGCCCCCGGCCATGTTCAGCAACCCCAACACCACCCAGTGGTGCACCCCAAGAGTATGGAGAGATGTTGCTCCTCCGCCAGCTGAGCCAGGGTGAGGTCTTGGAGCCACCTGCACCCCAGGGCGCCCCTGGAGGCCAACActaccaccacctcctccagaTTCGACCCCCAGATGTCCAAGCACCCCAGCACCCCGCCCAGGCTCCTTGTCCCAGCTTACCTCACTCGGAAAGCATGGAGGAGGATGATGTGCCGGCTGCCTACCACCACCCACATGAGGGCCTGCTAGTCAAGGCAGTTGAAGCTCATGAGCTCCTGGGGTCTCCTAGAGGGGGAACGCCACCCTACAACTCACCTACACACAGGCATGGTGGCTTCATTAGGAATGCTCCAGCACCTCGAG aacCTGAGCACGTGGAATGCAGGCCTCAAGGGCAGGCCATGGAGGTGCCTGATCATAACGGTGTGGGCTATACTCGAGGTCCACAAGGTGACGCCTATAGGTCCCGTGGACAGCTACAGCGCCACCACACCATCCAGACCTGTGATGATGCCTAC GATCAGGCAGACCCCATGTCTGGGATGAGCCTGATGGCTGGGAAGGCACTAAGCTCAGCTCGCATGTCGGACATTCTCAGCCAAACGTCACTGACAGGAAGCCAGCAGCTGCGCCAGCGGGAAGAGTCAG TGTGTGATGTTGAAGAGGAGCTCCATGCTGCAGCCTGCTacccctcctcctgcaccagTGACATGCTCCTCAGCTACAAGCCCCCTGACCTGCAGTACAGCATGGAGCAGGCCGGGGTTtag
- the sik3 gene encoding serine/threonine-protein kinase SIK3 homolog isoform X2, translating into MAAVSSGGAAGPAAAGITHPARPTHAGMGPQNRAQPPASICPPSRTSTAPGCITNPGHTSATRPPPARVGHYEIERTIGKGNFAVVKLATHIITKAKVAIKIVDKTQLDDENLKKIFREVQIMKLLKHPHIIRLFQVMETERMIYLVTEYASGGEIFDHLVAHGRMAEKDARKKFKQIVAAVHFCHCRNIVHRDLKAENLLLDHNLNIKIADFGFSNLFSRGQLLKTWCGSPPYAAPELFEGKEYDGPKVDIWSLGVVLYVLVCGALPFDGSTLQNLRARVLSGKFRIPFFMSTDCEYLIRHMLVLEPSRRLTMEQICKNKWMRQGDPDPDFDRLIAECEQVKTERETELINEQVLIAMSEMGLDRERTLQSLQTDAYDHYSAIYSLLADRLKKHKTLRVAPPTPRSISYPINAVQQTDPQGNPVSMTVPHVQLINPENQIVEPEANMALDSDEGEEPSPEAMARYLSMRRHTVGVPDQRTEMQEDLQKLPPGFPRGAVPQVPFPQLAPTMGQMHTLMPTQSLQPTQQLEYKEQSLLQPPTLQLLNGMGPLGRRASDGGANIQLHAQLLKRPRGPSPLVASPHPIPAVAPVDEEGSDGEPDQEAVQRSSYKDCNTLHLPMERFSPVRRFSDGAATIQAFKAHLENSSLIKQLKQECEQLQKMYAAQQDERFLEHTQQQHILYQQEQQILHQQIQGLSLGHGESQPSHLTHQLQRLRIQPSSPPPTHPSNHLFRQPNQSPPPGSAGMMQGHGGPSPVQYQHGTQALYQGQSGSPPPTSMARVSLPTSQQAASVRPTVPLAPGVPQQQQVTIQVQEVELSGGAQRQGTFLVTPGGHRVLGKQLSADNAESHSRSLGRFTSAYDQTQFNPHLFSGDVTSRAGGVVGSYNPYLQGASLKVPGLDGYQSGVVGTGGYGAPSTLQQALLSPTPLDYRPPQQHVTPTLQGLLSPRHSLTGHADPRLPPQDLAALLKRQSPRPCSATPTPPSGAPQEYGEMLLLRQLSQGEVLEPPAPQGAPGGQHYHHLLQIRPPDVQAPQHPAQAPCPSLPHSESMEEDDVPAAYHHPHEGLLVKAVEAHELLGSPRGGTPPYNSPTHRHGGFIRNAPAPREPEHVECRPQGQAMEVPDHNGVGYTRGPQGDAYRSRGQLQRHHTIQTCDDAYDQADPMSGMSLMAGKALSSARMSDILSQTSLTGSQQLRQREESVCDVEEELHAAACYPSSCTSDMLLSYKPPDLQYSMEQAGV; encoded by the exons GTGGCTATAAAAATAGTGGATAAGACTCAGTTGGACGATGAGAACCTTAAGAAGATCTTCAGAGAGGTCCAAATCATGAAGTTGCTGAAGCACCCCCACATCATCCGCCTCTTCCAG gtgaTGGAGACGGAGAGGATGATCTATCTGGTAACAGAGTATGCCAGCGGTGGAGAGATATTCG ACCACCTGGTGGCTCATGGACGCATGGCGGAAAAGGACGCCAGGAAGAAGTTCAAGCAAATTGTGGCAGCAGTCCATTTTTGTCACTGTCGCAACATCGTCCACAGAGACCTGAAGGCTGAGAATCTGCTGCTGGACCACAACCTCAACATCAAAATTGCag atttcggcttcagtaACCTGTTTTCTCGAGGCCAGTTGTTGAAGACATGGTGTGGCAGCCCCCCTTACGCTGCACCTGAACTTTTTGAGGGCAAGGAGTATGATGGACCTAAAGTAGATATATGG AGCTTAGGCGTGGTGTTGTATGTTTTGGTGTGTGGTGCCCTACCTTTTGACGGCAGCACTCTACAAAATTTGCGGGCACGTGTCCTCAGTGGCAAGTTCCGAATCCCTTTCTTCATGTCCACAG ACTGTGAGTACTTGatcagacacatgttagtgctAGAGCCCAGCAGAAGGTTGACCATGGAGCAGATCTGTAAGAACAAGTGGATGAGACAAGGAGACCCTGACCCGGACTTCGACAGG ttgATAGCTGAGTGTGAGCAGGTGAAAACGGAGCGGGAAACGGAGCTCATCAATGAGCAGGTGCTGATTGCCATGTCGGAGATGGGTCTGGACAGAGAGCGAACACTTCAG TCCTTACAAACAGATGCATACGATCACTACAGTGCCATCTACAGTCTGCTGGCTGACCGCCTCAAGAAACACAAGACCCTGCGTGTTGCACCGCCCACACCGCGCTCCATTAGCTATCCTATTAACGCTGTACAG CAGACGGATCCACAGGGTAATCCCGTTAGCATGACTGTTCCCCACGTCCAGCTCATCAACCCAGAGAACCAGATTGTTGAG CCGGAAGCTAATATGGCACTGGACAGTGATGAAGGGGAAGAGCCATCTCCAGAGGCCATGGCTCGCTACCTTTCGATGAGGCGGCACACTGTTGGGGTACCAGACCAAAG GACAGAGATGCAGGAGGACCTCCAGAAACTACCACCGGGTTTCCCTCGTGGTGCAGTCCCCCAGGTTCCCTTCCCTCAACTGGCCCCCACAATGGGCCAAATGCACACTCTAATGCCCACACAAAGCCTGCAGCCCACACAGCAGCTGGAGTACAAG GAGCAATCTTTGCTGCAGCCCCCTACCCTGCAGCTGCTTAACGGCATGGGGCCTCTTGGTCGGAGAGCTTCAGATGGCGGTGCCAACATTCAGCTACACGCTCAGCTCCTCAAGAGGCCTCGGGGGCCCTCACCACTCGTCGCCAGCCCG CACCCTATCCCTGCAGTAGCTCCGGTGGATGAGGAGGGATCGGACGGAGAGCCTGACCAAGAGGCAGTACAAAG ATCCAGCTACAAGGACTGTAATACCCTTCACCTCCCCATGGAGCGCTTCTCACCTGTCAGACGATTCTCTGATGGCGCGGCCACCATCCAGGCTTTCAAAGCTCACCTGGAGAACAGCAGCCTCATCAAGCAACTCAAACAG GAGTGTGAGCAGCTCCAGAAGATGTATGCTGCCCAGCAGGATGAGCGATTTCTTGAGCACACCCAGCAACAGCATATCCTCTACCAGCAAGAGCAACAAATCCTCCACCAGCAAATCCAG GGTCTGTCTTTAGGCCATGGGGAGAGCCAGCCCAGTCACCTAACCCACCAGCTccagag GTTGCGTATCCAGCCCTCCAGCCCTCCGCCAACACATCCCAGCAACCACCTCTTCAGACAGCCCAACCAGAGCCCTCCGCCCGGCTCTGCAGGCATGATGCAAGGGCATG GAGGCCCGTCACCAGTGCAGTACCAGCACGGTACTCAGGCTCTGTATCAGGGCCAGAGTGGCAGCCCACCTCCCACAAGCATGGCTCGAGTCTCTCTACCAACCAGTCAACAAGCAGCGTCTGTTCGCCCCACCGTCCCGTTGGCTCCAGGTGTACCTCAACAACAGCAG GTGACCATTCAGGTTCAGGAGGTTGAGCTGAGTGGTGGGGCGCAGAGACAGGGCACCTTTTTGGTGacgccaggtggacacagaGTGCTCGGGAAGCAGCTGAGTGCAGACAACGCCGAGTCGCACAG TCGCAGCCTTGGCCGCTTCACGTCCGCCTACGATCAGACCCAGTTCAATCCCCACCTCTTTTCTGGTGATGTCACCTCCCGTGCTGGCGGAGTGGTCGGCTCCTACAACCCCTACCTGCAGGGAGCCTCCCTCAAAGTCCCTGGACTGGATGGTTATCAGAGTGGGGTGGTGGGGACTGGTGGCTATGGTGCCCCGTCTACACTACAGCAGGCCCTGCTTTCCCCGACTCCTTTGGACTACCGCCCCCCTCAACAGCACGTCACCCCCACCCTGCAGGGCCTCCTGTCCCCACGGCACTCTTTAACAGGCCACGCTGATCCCAGACTGCCCCCTCAAGACTTGGCTGCCCTCCTGAAGAGGCAGAGCCCCCGGCCATGTTCAGCAACCCCAACACCACCCAGTGGTGCACCCCAAGAGTATGGAGAGATGTTGCTCCTCCGCCAGCTGAGCCAGGGTGAGGTCTTGGAGCCACCTGCACCCCAGGGCGCCCCTGGAGGCCAACActaccaccacctcctccagaTTCGACCCCCAGATGTCCAAGCACCCCAGCACCCCGCCCAGGCTCCTTGTCCCAGCTTACCTCACTCGGAAAGCATGGAGGAGGATGATGTGCCGGCTGCCTACCACCACCCACATGAGGGCCTGCTAGTCAAGGCAGTTGAAGCTCATGAGCTCCTGGGGTCTCCTAGAGGGGGAACGCCACCCTACAACTCACCTACACACAGGCATGGTGGCTTCATTAGGAATGCTCCAGCACCTCGAG aacCTGAGCACGTGGAATGCAGGCCTCAAGGGCAGGCCATGGAGGTGCCTGATCATAACGGTGTGGGCTATACTCGAGGTCCACAAGGTGACGCCTATAGGTCCCGTGGACAGCTACAGCGCCACCACACCATCCAGACCTGTGATGATGCCTAC GATCAGGCAGACCCCATGTCTGGGATGAGCCTGATGGCTGGGAAGGCACTAAGCTCAGCTCGCATGTCGGACATTCTCAGCCAAACGTCACTGACAGGAAGCCAGCAGCTGCGCCAGCGGGAAGAGTCAG TGTGTGATGTTGAAGAGGAGCTCCATGCTGCAGCCTGCTacccctcctcctgcaccagTGACATGCTCCTCAGCTACAAGCCCCCTGACCTGCAGTACAGCATGGAGCAGGCCGGGGTTtag
- the sik3 gene encoding serine/threonine-protein kinase SIK3 homolog isoform X1: MAAVSSGGAAGPAAAGITHPARPTHAGMGPQNRAQPPASICPPSRTSTAPGCITNPGHTSATRPPPARVGHYEIERTIGKGNFAVVKLATHIITKAKVAIKIVDKTQLDDENLKKIFREVQIMKLLKHPHIIRLFQVMETERMIYLVTEYASGGEIFDHLVAHGRMAEKDARKKFKQIVAAVHFCHCRNIVHRDLKAENLLLDHNLNIKIADFGFSNLFSRGQLLKTWCGSPPYAAPELFEGKEYDGPKVDIWSLGVVLYVLVCGALPFDGSTLQNLRARVLSGKFRIPFFMSTDCEYLIRHMLVLEPSRRLTMEQICKNKWMRQGDPDPDFDRLIAECEQVKTERETELINEQVLIAMSEMGLDRERTLQSLQTDAYDHYSAIYSLLADRLKKHKTLRVAPPTPRSISYPINAVQTDPQGNPVSMTVPHVQLINPENQIVEPEANMALDSDEGEEPSPEAMARYLSMRRHTVGVPDQRTEMQEDLQKLPPGFPRGAVPQVPFPQLAPTMGQMHTLMPTQSLQPTQQLEYKEQSLLQPPTLQLLNGMGPLGRRASDGGANIQLHAQLLKRPRGPSPLVASPHPIPAVAPVDEEGSDGEPDQEAVQRYLANRSKRHTTHALMSTSHGEPSAESQRPQGPRQRGCWAPDIHTRSSYKDCNTLHLPMERFSPVRRFSDGAATIQAFKAHLENSSLIKQLKQECEQLQKMYAAQQDERFLEHTQQQHILYQQEQQILHQQIQGLSLGHGESQPSHLTHQLQRLRIQPSSPPPTHPSNHLFRQPNQSPPPGSAGMMQGHGGPSPVQYQHGTQALYQGQSGSPPPTSMARVSLPTSQQAASVRPTVPLAPGVPQQQQVTIQVQEVELSGGAQRQGTFLVTPGGHRVLGKQLSADNAESHSRSLGRFTSAYDQTQFNPHLFSGDVTSRAGGVVGSYNPYLQGASLKVPGLDGYQSGVVGTGGYGAPSTLQQALLSPTPLDYRPPQQHVTPTLQGLLSPRHSLTGHADPRLPPQDLAALLKRQSPRPCSATPTPPSGAPQEYGEMLLLRQLSQGEVLEPPAPQGAPGGQHYHHLLQIRPPDVQAPQHPAQAPCPSLPHSESMEEDDVPAAYHHPHEGLLVKAVEAHELLGSPRGGTPPYNSPTHRHGGFIRNAPAPREPEHVECRPQGQAMEVPDHNGVGYTRGPQGDAYRSRGQLQRHHTIQTCDDAYDQADPMSGMSLMAGKALSSARMSDILSQTSLTGSQQLRQREESVCDVEEELHAAACYPSSCTSDMLLSYKPPDLQYSMEQAGV; this comes from the exons GTGGCTATAAAAATAGTGGATAAGACTCAGTTGGACGATGAGAACCTTAAGAAGATCTTCAGAGAGGTCCAAATCATGAAGTTGCTGAAGCACCCCCACATCATCCGCCTCTTCCAG gtgaTGGAGACGGAGAGGATGATCTATCTGGTAACAGAGTATGCCAGCGGTGGAGAGATATTCG ACCACCTGGTGGCTCATGGACGCATGGCGGAAAAGGACGCCAGGAAGAAGTTCAAGCAAATTGTGGCAGCAGTCCATTTTTGTCACTGTCGCAACATCGTCCACAGAGACCTGAAGGCTGAGAATCTGCTGCTGGACCACAACCTCAACATCAAAATTGCag atttcggcttcagtaACCTGTTTTCTCGAGGCCAGTTGTTGAAGACATGGTGTGGCAGCCCCCCTTACGCTGCACCTGAACTTTTTGAGGGCAAGGAGTATGATGGACCTAAAGTAGATATATGG AGCTTAGGCGTGGTGTTGTATGTTTTGGTGTGTGGTGCCCTACCTTTTGACGGCAGCACTCTACAAAATTTGCGGGCACGTGTCCTCAGTGGCAAGTTCCGAATCCCTTTCTTCATGTCCACAG ACTGTGAGTACTTGatcagacacatgttagtgctAGAGCCCAGCAGAAGGTTGACCATGGAGCAGATCTGTAAGAACAAGTGGATGAGACAAGGAGACCCTGACCCGGACTTCGACAGG ttgATAGCTGAGTGTGAGCAGGTGAAAACGGAGCGGGAAACGGAGCTCATCAATGAGCAGGTGCTGATTGCCATGTCGGAGATGGGTCTGGACAGAGAGCGAACACTTCAG TCCTTACAAACAGATGCATACGATCACTACAGTGCCATCTACAGTCTGCTGGCTGACCGCCTCAAGAAACACAAGACCCTGCGTGTTGCACCGCCCACACCGCGCTCCATTAGCTATCCTATTAACGCTGTACAG ACGGATCCACAGGGTAATCCCGTTAGCATGACTGTTCCCCACGTCCAGCTCATCAACCCAGAGAACCAGATTGTTGAG CCGGAAGCTAATATGGCACTGGACAGTGATGAAGGGGAAGAGCCATCTCCAGAGGCCATGGCTCGCTACCTTTCGATGAGGCGGCACACTGTTGGGGTACCAGACCAAAG GACAGAGATGCAGGAGGACCTCCAGAAACTACCACCGGGTTTCCCTCGTGGTGCAGTCCCCCAGGTTCCCTTCCCTCAACTGGCCCCCACAATGGGCCAAATGCACACTCTAATGCCCACACAAAGCCTGCAGCCCACACAGCAGCTGGAGTACAAG GAGCAATCTTTGCTGCAGCCCCCTACCCTGCAGCTGCTTAACGGCATGGGGCCTCTTGGTCGGAGAGCTTCAGATGGCGGTGCCAACATTCAGCTACACGCTCAGCTCCTCAAGAGGCCTCGGGGGCCCTCACCACTCGTCGCCAGCCCG CACCCTATCCCTGCAGTAGCTCCGGTGGATGAGGAGGGATCGGACGGAGAGCCTGACCAAGAGGCAGTACAAAG GTACCTGGCGAACCGCTCCAAGCGGCACACGACGCACGCGCTCATGAGCACATCGCATGGCGAGCCCTCTGCAGAGTCACAGCGGCCTCAGGGCCCCCGCCAGAGGGGCTGCTGGGCCCCCGACATACACACCCG ATCCAGCTACAAGGACTGTAATACCCTTCACCTCCCCATGGAGCGCTTCTCACCTGTCAGACGATTCTCTGATGGCGCGGCCACCATCCAGGCTTTCAAAGCTCACCTGGAGAACAGCAGCCTCATCAAGCAACTCAAACAG GAGTGTGAGCAGCTCCAGAAGATGTATGCTGCCCAGCAGGATGAGCGATTTCTTGAGCACACCCAGCAACAGCATATCCTCTACCAGCAAGAGCAACAAATCCTCCACCAGCAAATCCAG GGTCTGTCTTTAGGCCATGGGGAGAGCCAGCCCAGTCACCTAACCCACCAGCTccagag GTTGCGTATCCAGCCCTCCAGCCCTCCGCCAACACATCCCAGCAACCACCTCTTCAGACAGCCCAACCAGAGCCCTCCGCCCGGCTCTGCAGGCATGATGCAAGGGCATG GAGGCCCGTCACCAGTGCAGTACCAGCACGGTACTCAGGCTCTGTATCAGGGCCAGAGTGGCAGCCCACCTCCCACAAGCATGGCTCGAGTCTCTCTACCAACCAGTCAACAAGCAGCGTCTGTTCGCCCCACCGTCCCGTTGGCTCCAGGTGTACCTCAACAACAGCAG GTGACCATTCAGGTTCAGGAGGTTGAGCTGAGTGGTGGGGCGCAGAGACAGGGCACCTTTTTGGTGacgccaggtggacacagaGTGCTCGGGAAGCAGCTGAGTGCAGACAACGCCGAGTCGCACAG TCGCAGCCTTGGCCGCTTCACGTCCGCCTACGATCAGACCCAGTTCAATCCCCACCTCTTTTCTGGTGATGTCACCTCCCGTGCTGGCGGAGTGGTCGGCTCCTACAACCCCTACCTGCAGGGAGCCTCCCTCAAAGTCCCTGGACTGGATGGTTATCAGAGTGGGGTGGTGGGGACTGGTGGCTATGGTGCCCCGTCTACACTACAGCAGGCCCTGCTTTCCCCGACTCCTTTGGACTACCGCCCCCCTCAACAGCACGTCACCCCCACCCTGCAGGGCCTCCTGTCCCCACGGCACTCTTTAACAGGCCACGCTGATCCCAGACTGCCCCCTCAAGACTTGGCTGCCCTCCTGAAGAGGCAGAGCCCCCGGCCATGTTCAGCAACCCCAACACCACCCAGTGGTGCACCCCAAGAGTATGGAGAGATGTTGCTCCTCCGCCAGCTGAGCCAGGGTGAGGTCTTGGAGCCACCTGCACCCCAGGGCGCCCCTGGAGGCCAACActaccaccacctcctccagaTTCGACCCCCAGATGTCCAAGCACCCCAGCACCCCGCCCAGGCTCCTTGTCCCAGCTTACCTCACTCGGAAAGCATGGAGGAGGATGATGTGCCGGCTGCCTACCACCACCCACATGAGGGCCTGCTAGTCAAGGCAGTTGAAGCTCATGAGCTCCTGGGGTCTCCTAGAGGGGGAACGCCACCCTACAACTCACCTACACACAGGCATGGTGGCTTCATTAGGAATGCTCCAGCACCTCGAG aacCTGAGCACGTGGAATGCAGGCCTCAAGGGCAGGCCATGGAGGTGCCTGATCATAACGGTGTGGGCTATACTCGAGGTCCACAAGGTGACGCCTATAGGTCCCGTGGACAGCTACAGCGCCACCACACCATCCAGACCTGTGATGATGCCTAC GATCAGGCAGACCCCATGTCTGGGATGAGCCTGATGGCTGGGAAGGCACTAAGCTCAGCTCGCATGTCGGACATTCTCAGCCAAACGTCACTGACAGGAAGCCAGCAGCTGCGCCAGCGGGAAGAGTCAG TGTGTGATGTTGAAGAGGAGCTCCATGCTGCAGCCTGCTacccctcctcctgcaccagTGACATGCTCCTCAGCTACAAGCCCCCTGACCTGCAGTACAGCATGGAGCAGGCCGGGGTTtag